In one window of Deltaproteobacteria bacterium DNA:
- a CDS encoding glycine radical domain-containing protein gives MKASGKFNTAAEESNLLYDKFSDLHFKREGLKKFANLIRTALNDLGIAHIQFNCINKSVLIDAQKHPENYPTLMVRVAGYSAYFTDIGKDIQDDIISRSEHRFN, from the coding sequence ATGAAAGCCAGCGGGAAATTCAACACGGCAGCTGAAGAGAGTAACCTCTTGTATGACAAGTTCAGCGATTTGCATTTCAAGCGAGAAGGGCTGAAAAAGTTCGCCAACCTGATCCGCACAGCCTTGAATGATCTGGGCATCGCCCACATTCAGTTCAACTGCATCAACAAATCCGTCTTGATCGATGCTCAAAAACATCCCGAGAATTACCCCACGCTGATGGTACGCGTGGCCGGTTATAGTGCTTACTTCACGGACATTGGGAAAGACATACAGGACGATATTATTTCCCGCTCCGAGCATCGGTTCAATTAA
- a CDS encoding glycyl-radical enzyme activating protein produces MKSAGINSYGQSGGQGTVFNATKYMLEDGPGIRTVVFLKGCPLRCLWCSSPLCQTTEPSLVYLKYRCASCEACLPACPQQALFLDEEGKIGRNFERCTNCGICTKVCPVGAREMRGSTMTVEEVLAKVEKDRIFYRRGSGGVTLSGGEILMQAAFATNILQRCWDKLIHTAIETCAFGGWEDLRAILTYTNLAFIDIKHSDPLIHHKLTGRSNRQILDNIRKAAAYCLELERHLILRLAVVPGMNDSRENLRDIAHLLKDLPGSWELNLLPYHKYGISKYDWLGMEYKLVDVEPPSRDQLLEMVQYFESFGILCSLGGAEIRSVVA; encoded by the coding sequence ATGAAGTCTGCGGGCATAAATTCTTATGGGCAATCGGGTGGGCAGGGAACCGTTTTCAACGCCACCAAATATATGCTGGAGGATGGACCGGGCATTCGCACGGTGGTGTTTCTTAAGGGTTGCCCTCTCCGATGTCTGTGGTGCAGCAGCCCGCTCTGCCAAACGACGGAGCCAAGCCTTGTCTATCTCAAGTATAGGTGCGCCTCCTGCGAGGCCTGTTTGCCGGCCTGCCCGCAGCAGGCCCTTTTTTTGGATGAAGAAGGAAAAATCGGACGCAACTTTGAAAGGTGCACCAACTGCGGGATTTGTACCAAGGTCTGCCCGGTGGGAGCCCGGGAGATGCGCGGTTCGACGATGACGGTAGAGGAAGTTCTGGCGAAAGTGGAAAAGGACCGCATCTTCTACCGGCGAGGAAGCGGAGGAGTAACCCTCTCCGGAGGTGAAATCCTGATGCAGGCCGCCTTTGCAACCAACATCTTGCAACGGTGCTGGGATAAGCTCATCCACACCGCGATTGAGACGTGTGCTTTCGGTGGATGGGAAGACCTTCGAGCCATCCTCACTTACACCAACCTGGCCTTTATCGATATTAAACATTCCGATCCTTTGATTCACCATAAACTCACGGGTCGCTCTAATCGTCAAATATTGGACAATATCCGCAAAGCGGCTGCCTATTGCTTGGAATTGGAGAGACACCTCATCTTGCGCCTCGCGGTCGTGCCAGGGATGAATGACTCCCGCGAAAACCTGAGGGACATCGCCCATTTGTTGAAAGACTTGCCAGGAAGCTGGGAGCTGAATCTTCTGCCCTACCACAAATACGGAATCTCCAAATACGACTGGCTGGGGATGGAATACAAGCTCGTTGACGTGGAGCCTCCCTCTCGGGACCAATTGCTGGAGATGGTTCAGTACTTTGAGTCTTTTGGCATTTTGTGCAGCCTGGGCGGCGCGGAGATCCGGAGCGTGGTGGCCTGA